The following are from one region of the Salvelinus fontinalis isolate EN_2023a chromosome 5, ASM2944872v1, whole genome shotgun sequence genome:
- the LOC129855454 gene encoding growth arrest and DNA damage-inducible protein GADD45 alpha-like, protein MCNMTFEETSGENSTERMDSVSKALEEVITSALPQGCVTVGVYEAAKSLNVDPDNVVLCLLATDEEQVEDVALQIHFTLIQAFCCENDINILRVSNMRRLAEILGGVKPGEEPMDLHCVLVTKSTTCKDPALSKVNRFCRDSRILDQWVPIINLPDR, encoded by the exons ATGTGCAATATGACTTTTGAGGAAACCAGTGGAGAAAACTCTACAGAAAG GATGGATTCGGTGTCTAAAGCATTGGAGGAGGTTATCACCTCCGCGTTACCCCAAGGTTGTGTCACCGTAGGAGTCTACGAGGCAGCAAAGTCACTCAATGT GGACCCCGATAATGTGGTACTGTGCCTCCTGGCCACAGATGAGGAGCAGGTCGAGGACGTGGCTTTACAGATCCACTTCACCCTGATTCAGGCGTTCTGCTGCGAGAACGACATCAACATCCTGCGGGTCAGCAACATGAGGCGCCTCGCTGAGATACTCGGAGGAGTGAAGCCTGGAGAAGAGCCCATGGACCTGCACTGTGTACTAGTTACT AAGTCAACCACGTGCAAGGACCCAGCTCTGAGCAAAGTGAATCGCTTCTGTAGAGACAGTCGAATACTGGACCAGTGGGTCCCCATCATCAACTTACCTGACCGATGA